The sequence CAACCAGTACCACTCCATGGGCGGCGCCGACTTCCACATCGCGATGACCGACATGCTGCTGGCCGGCTTCCCCGTCGCCGGTGACCAGACGAAGGTCTTCCCCGGTCTGCGTCCCGACCAGGTCGCGATCGGCCTGCCGGCCTCCACCCAGGCGGGCAACGGGCACACCTCGCCCGCCGAGGTCACCAAGGCGCTGAACTGCCTCACCAAGAAGACCGACTGCGGCTCCTACGCCACCCACGGCACCTGGTCGGGCCTGCGCGGCCTGATGACCTGGTCCATCAACTGGGACCGCTTCAACAACTGGGAGTTCTCGAAGAACTTCGACGCCTACTTCGGCTGATCCGGCCGGACCCGCGGGGCAGCAGGAGCAGCAGCCCGCACAGGAACCAGCTGCCCAGCACATCCAGCGGCCAGTGATAGCCGCGGAGCACCAGACCGATGCCCGTCGCCGCCGTCAGTAGGACGGCGGCGACGGGCATCATCCACGTACGCCGCCCGCGCCCGGCGAGCAGCAGCGCCGAGGCCCCGTACGCCACCGCCGCCGTCGCCGCGTGCCCCGACGGGTAGTAGCCCGTCGCCTCCGTCAGCGGTCCCGGCCGGGCGATCCAGTCCTTCAGCGGTACGACCAGCAGCGGCACCGCCGCCATCGCGAGGGCCGCGCCCAGCGGCTCCCGCCGCCGCCCGCGCAGCAGCGACCAGCCGATCGCACACGCCAGTACGGGGAGGGCGACCTGCATGTTGCCGAGATCGGCGAGGAATTCGGTGAGCGGTCGCGGACCGTGGCCGACGACGGCGCGTCCGGCGCGCTCGTCGAGGCCGCGCAGGGGGCCGTCGGCGGCGATCTGCCAGGTGGTCAGCGCGAAGAGGGCCGACAGGCCCGACACCAGGGAGAGGAAAAAAGCCGTCCGCCCCGGAACTGGGGGGGTTGTTCCGGAGCGGACGAGTGGACCGGTTTGCCGCGCGTCCCGGGGGGTGTGGGACGAGCGGCCATCCGATCGGTGAGGAGTTCCGAAGCGTGATGCTCCAGTGGTGTGCGCGAAGGCACGGTCGGGACGGTGCTGGGGAAGCTCCGACCCGGATTCGCCCGCAGTCTCCTGCGAGCGGGGTGTTTCTCTCATCTGCGGAAACCGTACGTCAGGCGGAGGGGGACCGATAGCGGGTACGGTATCCCGCCATCGGCCCCCCACCTTTTCTTCACAGGCCCACACGTAATCCGGGATCAGATCCCGGAGAAGGCGCTCTCCAGGACGTCCAGGCCCTCGTTCAGCAGGTCCTCGCCGATCACCAGCGGCGGCAGGAAGCGCAGGACGTTGCCGTACGTGCCGCAGGTCAGGACGAGGACGCCCGCGGCGTGGCACGCCTTCGCGAGCGCGCCGGCCGCCTCCGGGTTCGGGTCCTTCGTGCCCGGCTTCACCAGCTCGATCGCGATCATCGCGCCGCGGCCCCGGATGTCACCGATGATGCCGCCGTTCGGCAGCTCGGCCCGCATCCCTTCGAGGCGGCCCTTCATGACCTCCTCGATGCGCTTCGCCTTCTTGTTCAGGTCCAGCTCGCGCATCGTCTCGATGGCTCCGAGGGCGCCCGCGCAGGCGACCGGGTTGCCGCCGTACGTAC is a genomic window of Streptomyces sp. NBC_00708 containing:
- a CDS encoding phosphatase PAP2 family protein encodes the protein MRETPRSQETAGESGSELPQHRPDRAFAHTTGASRFGTPHRSDGRSSHTPRDARQTGPLVRSGTTPPVPGRTAFFLSLVSGLSALFALTTWQIAADGPLRGLDERAGRAVVGHGPRPLTEFLADLGNMQVALPVLACAIGWSLLRGRRREPLGAALAMAAVPLLVVPLKDWIARPGPLTEATGYYPSGHAATAAVAYGASALLLAGRGRRTWMMPVAAVLLTAATGIGLVLRGYHWPLDVLGSWFLCGLLLLLPRGSGRISRSRRRSSSRTPSC